Proteins encoded together in one Micromonospora kangleipakensis window:
- a CDS encoding heat shock protein transcriptional repressor HspR: MSEEFVGSGDPAYEAKVLMISVAARMAGMHPQTLRQYDRLGLVQPGRAAGGGRRYSVRDVVLLREVQRLSQDDGINLAGVKRIIGLERLLEQAQQRMARLEAELDAAYRRIAELEALASFPGRDLVPTNRTSTALVVWRPRRNPER; encoded by the coding sequence ATGTCGGAGGAGTTCGTCGGCTCGGGTGACCCTGCCTACGAGGCCAAGGTGCTGATGATCTCGGTCGCGGCGCGGATGGCGGGCATGCACCCGCAGACCCTGCGCCAGTACGACCGGCTGGGCCTGGTGCAGCCGGGCCGGGCCGCCGGCGGCGGCCGCCGCTACAGCGTCCGGGACGTGGTGCTGCTCCGCGAGGTGCAGCGGCTCAGTCAGGACGACGGGATCAACCTGGCCGGGGTCAAGCGGATCATCGGCCTGGAGCGGCTGCTGGAGCAGGCGCAGCAGCGGATGGCCCGGCTGGAGGCGGAGCTGGACGCCGCGTACCGGCGGATCGCCGAGCTGGAGGCGCTGGCCAGCTTCCCGGGCCGGGACCTCGTGCCCACCAACCGCACCTCGACGGCGCTGGTGGTCTGGCGTCCGCGCCGGAACCCGGAGCGCTGA